One part of the Ignisphaera cupida genome encodes these proteins:
- a CDS encoding signal peptidase I produces the protein MFKTKKDFFKLVRILSILSTVFLVVFTVLFLFTFLARTNIVCLFGAAIVYSDSMEPSIHRFDMVVFVRGVYSTGDVVVYCLNPSFCVVHRYVGDCPSNNCIVTKGDANPAPDPPVSRNMVKGVAIAVIPRFLWIPIFTFSIIYSLASVARTRIVGISSAFTYATILLFIMSIYVFVQPVSSTPTVVAPPLLYLSNAFFDSNTCSIVIRYTGNIQITNATAFVLGSKFFTFFNSTHVITYPSRELVGSVYEKSGELNVSVWASINSIATLVGNYKVKVFGEPLEIEVANNSLVVRNPNCFPMHINISFQYAYGVGESWKYTNTSTIILNGFEERVLQPPAGSRFAYADIFYIVWGEKRWQRVVVRYG, from the coding sequence ATGTTTAAAACTAAAAAAGATTTTTTTAAGCTGGTTCGTATCCTCTCAATTTTATCTACTGTTTTTCTTGTTGTTTTTACTGTGTTGTTTCTTTTCACATTTCTTGCTAGAACAAATATTGTTTGTTTGTTTGGTGCTGCAATTGTTTATTCTGATAGTATGGAGCCTTCTATTCACAGATTCGACATGGTTGTTTTTGTTAGAGGTGTTTATTCTACTGGTGATGTTGTTGTTTATTGTTTGAATCCAAGTTTTTGTGTTGTTCACAGATATGTTGGTGATTGTCCAAGCAATAACTGTATAGTTACTAAGGGTGATGCTAATCCTGCTCCAGACCCACCTGTTTCCAGAAACATGGTTAAGGGTGTTGCAATAGCTGTTATTCCAAGGTTTCTCTGGATCCCTATTTTCACATTCTCAATTATTTACTCCCTAGCCTCAGTTGCCAGAACAAGAATTGTTGGCATTAGCTCTGCTTTTACATATGCAACAATTTTGCTTTTTATAATGAGTATCTATGTTTTTGTTCAGCCAGTTTCCAGTACTCCTACAGTTGTTGCACCTCCACTTCTATACCTTTCAAATGCTTTCTTCGATTCAAATACATGCAGCATTGTTATTAGGTATACCGGCAATATTCAAATAACTAATGCAACAGCTTTTGTTCTAGGCTCAAAGTTTTTCACATTCTTTAACTCAACTCATGTTATTACATATCCTAGTCGAGAACTTGTTGGCAGTGTTTATGAGAAATCTGGAGAATTGAATGTATCTGTTTGGGCTTCTATAAACAGCATAGCTACTCTTGTTGGAAACTACAAGGTTAAGGTTTTTGGAGAGCCTCTGGAAATAGAGGTTGCTAACAATTCTCTTGTTGTTAGAAACCCAAATTGCTTTCCAATGCACATAAACATATCTTTTCAGTATGCCTATGGTGTTGGGGAGAGCTGGAAATACACAAACACATCAACAATTATTTTAAATGGTTTTGAAGAAAGAGTTTTGCAACCACCAGCTGGAAGCAGATTTGCATATGCTGATATATTCTATATTGTGTGGGGTGAGAAGAGGTGGCAGAGGGTAGTAGTGAGATATGGCTAA